In Haloimpatiens massiliensis, the following are encoded in one genomic region:
- a CDS encoding Asp23/Gls24 family envelope stress response protein translates to MDEGLKKSEAVGVVKISDEVVSVIAALAADEIEGIEEINAGLAGGISQILSGKKNISKGVKVNVNEGSAAIDLYVVVRYGIRIPEVCEKVQKNVMKTVETITGLNVSAVNVYVQNISIPKIEEKNSKEEKED, encoded by the coding sequence ATGGACGAAGGTTTAAAAAAATCAGAAGCAGTGGGAGTTGTAAAAATTTCTGACGAAGTTGTTAGTGTCATCGCTGCATTAGCTGCGGATGAAATAGAAGGTATAGAAGAAATAAACGCTGGTTTAGCTGGAGGAATATCACAAATACTTAGCGGTAAGAAGAATATATCTAAAGGTGTTAAAGTAAATGTGAATGAAGGAAGTGCTGCTATAGATTTATACGTAGTGGTAAGGTACGGCATTAGAATACCTGAAGTTTGTGAAAAAGTTCAAAAAAATGTTATGAAAACAGTGGAAACCATCACAGGCTTAAATGTTTCAGCAGTTAACGTATATGTCCAGAATATATCAATTCCTAAGATTGAAGAGAAAAATAGTAAAGAAGAAAAGGAAGACTAA
- a CDS encoding SpoIIIAH-like family protein translates to MNKKQAIIIVTLLVLIVCLGMVATKVNSSLISKNGGKTKDKSAISFTDSQKGETKNNYFTESKMLKEEETIKTLQNLKSIIDDESVEKEQKSKVIEEFSNISTNADKENRIEIALKGKGFEDVICMIENNNKVRIIVKSDKKLSDKQAKEIQDVVMSIAGLNNVEIENKE, encoded by the coding sequence ATGAATAAGAAACAAGCTATTATTATTGTGACATTATTGGTGTTGATTGTTTGTTTAGGTATGGTGGCAACTAAGGTAAATAGTTCATTAATATCTAAAAATGGTGGAAAAACTAAGGATAAGAGTGCCATATCCTTTACTGACAGCCAAAAAGGAGAAACCAAGAATAATTACTTTACAGAGTCAAAGATGTTAAAAGAAGAAGAAACTATAAAGACACTTCAAAATTTAAAATCTATAATTGATGATGAGAGTGTTGAAAAGGAACAAAAATCTAAGGTTATAGAAGAATTCAGTAACATATCTACTAATGCAGATAAGGAAAATAGAATAGAAATAGCACTTAAAGGAAAAGGCTTCGAAGATGTTATATGCATGATAGAAAATAATAATAAAGTTAGAATAATAGTAAAATCAGATAAAAAATTATCAGACAAACAAGCTAAAGAAATACAAGATGTAGTTATGAGTATTGCAGGATTAAACAATGTAGAAATCGAAAATAAAGAATAA
- the spoIIIAG gene encoding stage III sporulation protein AG translates to MDFKDKILKFKNQLNKDKDSNKKIFNLIVIILIGCILMIAGSSFKGNKNTKIATANTQNTKEDIEYTGDNDKEYEIFLQNELKTKLEKIQGVGRVEVMIYFESGEEKVPAVNISNSDNVTNEEDTAGGKRKISQNNNDKNVVVTNENGSNKPLIVKKNKPRITGVLVVAEGAESKVTELRISKAVCALFNVPNVKVNVYPMKK, encoded by the coding sequence ATGGACTTCAAAGATAAAATTTTAAAATTTAAAAATCAATTAAATAAGGACAAGGATAGTAATAAAAAAATTTTTAATTTAATAGTAATAATACTAATTGGATGCATATTGATGATAGCAGGCAGTAGTTTTAAAGGAAATAAAAACACAAAGATAGCTACTGCAAATACTCAAAATACTAAAGAAGATATAGAATATACCGGAGATAATGATAAAGAATATGAGATATTTCTTCAAAATGAACTAAAGACAAAATTAGAGAAGATCCAGGGAGTTGGAAGAGTAGAGGTGATGATTTATTTTGAAAGTGGGGAAGAAAAGGTTCCTGCAGTGAATATCAGTAATTCTGATAACGTTACTAATGAAGAAGATACTGCAGGAGGTAAGAGAAAAATTTCTCAGAACAACAATGATAAAAATGTAGTAGTTACCAATGAAAATGGAAGTAATAAACCACTGATAGTTAAAAAAAATAAGCCTAGAATTACAGGTGTACTAGTAGTGGCAGAAGGGGCTGAAAGTAAAGTTACGGAACTAAGGATAAGTAAGGCAGTATGTGCATTATTCAATGTACCAAATGTTAAAGTGAATGTATATCCTATGAAAAAATAG
- the spoIIIAF gene encoding stage III sporulation protein AF translates to MIEFMKNWVITISVCVFFIIAVEAILPSNNLKKYAKFVLGLILIITIINPVIKFINKDLNITSAINLEKYTEDKLYKNTYEEYKYKNIENTCENFEYNLEKECKNKLKEKYKDNNFKVDVKVKYQEDANSFKIVNMSIGVGKEKLVRKVEINTKKPSENKEKLESQLSNDMKNYINSEFKIPFNIISIYKI, encoded by the coding sequence ATGATTGAGTTTATGAAAAACTGGGTAATAACCATAAGTGTTTGTGTATTTTTTATAATTGCAGTGGAGGCTATACTGCCATCTAATAATTTAAAAAAGTATGCAAAATTTGTATTAGGGTTGATATTAATAATTACAATAATAAATCCTGTTATAAAATTTATTAACAAAGATTTAAATATAACTAGTGCTATAAATTTGGAAAAATATACTGAAGATAAGTTGTATAAAAATACTTATGAAGAATATAAATATAAAAATATCGAAAACACCTGTGAAAATTTTGAGTACAATTTAGAAAAAGAATGTAAAAATAAACTTAAAGAAAAATATAAAGACAATAATTTCAAGGTGGATGTGAAAGTAAAATATCAAGAGGATGCTAATAGCTTTAAAATAGTAAATATGAGTATAGGGGTAGGAAAAGAAAAACTAGTAAGAAAGGTGGAAATAAATACTAAAAAGCCTAGTGAAAATAAAGAGAAGCTGGAAAGTCAGTTAAGTAATGACATGAAAAACTATATTAATAGTGAATTTAAAATTCCATTTAATATTATAAGTATATATAAGATCTAA
- the spoIIIAE gene encoding stage III sporulation protein AE — protein sequence MKKIVGLIIIFTLFFTNFNVQASSVDHKKINEIANGEQMESLYNYISNMKNKYEIIQELNPKEYVMEFMKTGDGKFSIKKFGNALWSYTFREVLAALKIMISILILGIVSSLLKNLENAFSNEKMTKVAYFACYSLVIIVVAKSFKIGVSLVTSTINTMVDFMTALIPVLLVMLASVGGVVEAAVMNPIIIVAINICSRIYVSFIIPMILMSFVLNFVNNISDDYKISNLTKIFSKVALWTQGIIMTVFVGVVSIRGITSKTLDAVTSKTAKYAVDNFVPVIGKCLSDAISTVAGYSLLAKNALSSLGLVIILAIIVIPIIKIFIIASMYKVSAALIEPICDKNMVKCISNSGDSLILLMSTLISVSFMFFIMLCIIAAAGSGVLGG from the coding sequence ATGAAGAAAATAGTGGGTTTAATAATAATATTTACCCTGTTTTTTACAAACTTTAATGTACAAGCATCATCAGTAGATCACAAAAAAATAAACGAAATTGCCAATGGAGAACAAATGGAAAGTTTATATAACTATATATCTAATATGAAAAATAAATATGAGATAATACAAGAATTAAATCCTAAAGAATATGTAATGGAGTTTATGAAAACTGGTGATGGTAAATTTTCTATTAAAAAATTTGGAAATGCTCTATGGTCCTATACTTTTAGGGAAGTACTAGCTGCTTTGAAAATAATGATAAGCATTCTCATCCTAGGAATTGTAAGCTCACTACTTAAAAATTTGGAAAATGCTTTCAGTAACGAAAAGATGACAAAGGTAGCTTATTTTGCTTGCTATTCACTGGTGATAATAGTGGTGGCTAAAAGCTTTAAAATAGGGGTGTCACTGGTAACTAGCACTATAAATACTATGGTAGACTTTATGACGGCATTGATACCAGTGCTTTTAGTAATGCTTGCTAGTGTAGGAGGTGTTGTAGAGGCCGCGGTTATGAACCCAATAATAATTGTAGCTATAAATATATGTTCCAGAATTTATGTAAGTTTTATTATTCCTATGATACTTATGAGTTTTGTTTTAAATTTCGTGAACAACATATCGGATGATTATAAAATAAGTAATTTAACAAAGATATTTAGTAAGGTAGCACTATGGACACAGGGTATAATTATGACTGTTTTTGTAGGAGTAGTAAGTATAAGGGGCATTACTTCTAAAACTTTAGATGCAGTTACATCAAAAACAGCAAAATATGCAGTGGATAATTTCGTACCAGTTATAGGTAAATGTCTTTCGGATGCAATTTCTACAGTAGCAGGATATTCGCTTTTAGCTAAGAACGCTTTAAGTAGTTTAGGACTTGTAATAATTTTAGCTATAATTGTAATACCTATAATAAAAATATTTATCATAGCATCAATGTATAAAGTAAGCGCGGCACTTATAGAACCTATATGTGATAAAAATATGGTAAAGTGCATCAGTAATTCTGGTGATTCTTTAATTTTACTTATGTCCACTTTAATTAGTGTTTCATTTATGTTTTTTATAATGCTATGCATTATAGCAGCAGCTGGAAGTGGAGTTTTAGGAGGATAA
- the spoIIIAD gene encoding stage III sporulation protein AD, whose amino-acid sequence MEIVKIVSFAFIALFIISIFKKRRDDVALLISIFCGCSIFVFMIDKLSVIIKFLQSLATKANIDVVYLNIVFKVLAIAFLATFCSEICKDAGEATIASKVEFSGKILILVLSIPILMAVLDTITKIL is encoded by the coding sequence ATGGAAATTGTTAAAATAGTATCATTTGCCTTTATAGCCTTATTTATAATATCCATATTTAAAAAAAGAAGAGACGATGTAGCTTTGCTCATTAGCATATTTTGTGGATGCTCTATATTCGTATTTATGATAGATAAATTATCTGTAATAATTAAATTTCTTCAAAGTTTGGCCACTAAAGCTAATATTGATGTTGTTTATTTGAATATAGTGTTTAAGGTGCTAGCTATTGCTTTTTTAGCTACTTTTTGTAGTGAAATCTGTAAAGATGCTGGGGAAGCTACTATAGCATCTAAAGTAGAATTTAGTGGCAAAATACTTATTTTAGTATTATCAATACCCATATTGATGGCAGTGTTAGATACTATTACAAAAATTTTATAG
- the spoIIIAC gene encoding stage III sporulation protein AC yields the protein MLDVSLLFKIGAVGILIIILDKVLKSGGKDEYAVITNLAGVVIILLMVINLINKLFNTVKTLFQL from the coding sequence ATGTTAGACGTAAGTTTACTATTCAAAATTGGAGCCGTTGGTATACTTATAATCATATTGGACAAGGTTCTTAAAAGTGGTGGAAAGGATGAATATGCAGTTATAACCAATCTAGCAGGAGTAGTTATAATACTTTTGATGGTTATTAATTTAATAAATAAACTGTTTAATACAGTTAAAACACTATTTCAGCTGTAG
- the spoIIIAB gene encoding stage III sporulation protein SpoIIIAB yields the protein MIKIIGSLVIILSSTYMGFAYGEELKKRVEHLKEFEKGIYLLKNEMFYTYTSLPEAFKSISSKSKGEVKSIFKRIWQLLNNNEVEDVYEGFKISIDESKSLKLKEEDIDIILNLSKNLGKSDLEGQKAIILFTIESLKKQISVAEKIMEKNTKMYRYLGFSIGAMLVIMLL from the coding sequence GTGATTAAAATTATAGGAAGTTTAGTTATAATTTTATCTTCCACTTACATGGGATTTGCATATGGCGAAGAGCTTAAAAAGCGAGTAGAACACTTAAAAGAGTTTGAAAAGGGAATATATTTATTGAAAAATGAAATGTTTTACACATACACATCTCTACCAGAAGCTTTTAAATCCATAAGCTCTAAGTCAAAAGGAGAAGTGAAAAGCATTTTTAAACGTATATGGCAGCTTTTAAATAATAATGAAGTGGAAGATGTATATGAGGGATTTAAAATAAGCATTGACGAAAGTAAAAGCTTAAAGTTAAAGGAGGAGGATATAGACATAATTTTAAATTTGAGTAAAAATTTAGGCAAATCCGATTTGGAAGGGCAAAAGGCAATAATATTATTTACTATAGAAAGCTTGAAAAAGCAAATTAGTGTTGCAGAAAAAATAATGGAAAAGAACACTAAAATGTATAGATACTTAGGATTTTCTATAGGTGCCATGTTGGTAATTATGTTGTTATAG
- the spoIIIAA gene encoding stage III sporulation protein AA translates to MYLYGLEKFLSEPLIKLIKNTEELDKLQEIRIRIGKPIILGINNNEILKEYIPKEEELKSIVQRFSSYSLYAFDEEIRQGYITIKGGHRIGICGSCVVEKDRIKTIKNISSINIRICRQIKGCADNIMPSLIEQGEIMNTIIISPPKCGKTTLIRDVTRNVSNGIEGIIAGKKVSVIDERSEIAGCYLGVPQMDVGIRTDVLDSCPKSYGISMAIRSMAPEVIVSDEIGTYKDMENIILALNSGVKVITTIHGYDETDLYRRPVFKEIIDNKVFTRAIILSNTRGVGTVEYIYDFNNNTKV, encoded by the coding sequence ATGTACTTGTATGGTTTAGAAAAATTTCTAAGTGAGCCTTTAATTAAACTAATAAAAAACACAGAAGAATTGGACAAACTTCAAGAAATACGCATAAGAATAGGAAAACCAATAATTTTGGGCATAAATAATAATGAAATTTTAAAAGAGTATATTCCTAAAGAAGAGGAGCTAAAAAGCATTGTTCAAAGATTTAGCAGCTATTCCCTATATGCCTTTGATGAAGAAATAAGACAGGGATATATAACTATAAAAGGCGGACATAGAATTGGTATATGTGGAAGTTGTGTGGTAGAAAAAGACAGAATAAAAACAATAAAAAATATAAGTTCCATAAATATTAGAATTTGTAGACAAATAAAAGGTTGTGCAGATAATATAATGCCTTCTTTAATTGAACAAGGAGAAATAATGAATACAATAATAATTTCACCACCAAAATGTGGGAAAACCACTTTGATAAGAGATGTAACTAGAAATGTATCTAATGGTATAGAAGGAATAATTGCTGGGAAAAAGGTTTCTGTAATAGATGAAAGAAGCGAAATAGCAGGATGTTATTTAGGAGTTCCCCAAATGGATGTAGGAATAAGGACTGATGTTTTAGATAGCTGTCCTAAAAGTTATGGTATATCCATGGCCATAAGAAGTATGGCGCCAGAAGTTATAGTTTCTGATGAAATAGGAACATACAAGGATATGGAGAACATAATACTTGCATTAAACTCTGGTGTGAAGGTTATTACAACCATACATGGGTACGATGAAACGGATCTTTACAGAAGACCAGTATTTAAAGAAATAATAGATAATAAAGTTTTCACTAGAGCTATCATACTTAGCAATACTAGAGGTGTTGGCACTGTTGAGTATATATACGATTTTAACAATAATACCAAAGTTTAG
- a CDS encoding CD1247 N-terminal domain-containing protein, with protein MNSVKQKVSYLKGYIDGLHIDSETKEGKVIKEITDILECIADEICSLKNSNGEIKEYIEQIDNDLINVEDEIYGLSEDLIDEGCEYNEDDFREMKCPSCNESIFIDKTLFQSNEHLECPNCRYNIILCGKEEEKTE; from the coding sequence ATGAATTCGGTTAAGCAAAAAGTATCCTACCTTAAAGGATACATAGATGGATTGCACATAGATTCTGAAACAAAAGAAGGAAAAGTAATTAAAGAAATTACAGATATACTAGAATGTATAGCTGATGAAATTTGTTCTCTTAAAAATTCTAATGGTGAAATAAAAGAATACATAGAACAAATTGATAATGATTTAATAAATGTTGAAGATGAAATATATGGATTAAGTGAAGATCTTATTGATGAAGGTTGTGAGTATAATGAGGATGATTTTAGGGAGATGAAATGTCCTAGTTGTAATGAATCTATATTTATAGATAAAACACTATTCCAAAGCAATGAACATTTAGAATGTCCTAACTGCAGATATAATATAATTTTATGTGGCAAAGAGGAAGAAAAAACTGAATAA
- the efp gene encoding elongation factor P: MISAGELRKGTTFELDGQVFTVVDFLHVKPGKGAAFVRTKIKNVISGGVVERTFNPTEKLQEAVIERKEMQYLYSDGELYYFMDQETYEQIPLNYEKVEDAIKFLKENMFAVIKFFKGEAFSVEAPNFVELQIVETEPSVKGNTATNVTKAAKMETGAMIQVPLFVEEGQMVRIDTRTGEYMERV, translated from the coding sequence ATGATTTCAGCAGGAGAGTTAAGAAAAGGAACAACTTTTGAATTAGATGGACAAGTTTTTACAGTAGTAGATTTTTTACATGTAAAACCAGGTAAAGGAGCAGCTTTCGTAAGAACGAAGATAAAGAATGTTATATCTGGGGGAGTTGTAGAAAGAACATTTAACCCAACTGAAAAGTTACAAGAAGCTGTTATTGAAAGAAAAGAAATGCAATACTTATACTCTGATGGAGAATTATATTACTTCATGGATCAAGAAACTTATGAGCAAATTCCTTTAAACTATGAAAAAGTTGAAGATGCTATAAAATTCTTAAAGGAAAATATGTTTGCAGTTATAAAATTCTTTAAAGGAGAGGCTTTTTCAGTAGAAGCTCCAAACTTTGTAGAACTTCAAATAGTTGAAACAGAACCAAGTGTTAAAGGTAATACAGCTACTAACGTTACAAAAGCAGCTAAAATGGAAACTGGAGCAATGATTCAAGTTCCTCTATTTGTAGAAGAAGGACAAATGGTGAGAATAGATACAAGAACTGGAGAATATATGGAAAGAGTTTAG
- a CDS encoding type II secretion system protein, which translates to MKKRAFTLIELIIAVSIATVLFSLEIRVLVREIRSFSRTCEDTVNYSSINEGLSFIHKVLYGNGQVKVNNNTIKIINKKNNQIEFIKLVDGVLKIEYEDINCNAGKKTSNNICRKIKDFQVYKNGKVLFIKISDKSGRECLRFIPIEN; encoded by the coding sequence ATGAAGAAAAGAGCTTTTACACTTATAGAATTGATAATAGCAGTTAGTATTGCCACTGTGTTATTTTCTTTAGAGATTAGAGTTTTAGTTAGAGAAATAAGAAGCTTTTCAAGAACATGTGAAGATACTGTTAATTATTCGTCTATAAATGAAGGACTAAGTTTTATTCATAAAGTTTTATATGGCAATGGACAGGTGAAAGTAAACAATAATACTATTAAAATAATTAACAAAAAAAATAATCAAATAGAATTTATAAAATTAGTAGATGGTGTATTGAAAATAGAATATGAAGATATAAATTGTAATGCAGGTAAAAAGACTTCCAACAATATCTGCAGAAAAATTAAAGATTTTCAAGTATATAAAAATGGAAAAGTTTTATTTATAAAAATTTCAGACAAAAGTGGGAGGGAGTGTTTAAGATTTATCCCCATAGAAAATTAA
- a CDS encoding pilus assembly FimT family protein, which translates to MKKAYTLIEILIVMALISAIYCGTVFTYKSFNKVKRNLDINFYANNIVLFINKCKSYCKSNGVNGAIQQFEHENGLFFTHNRQNIDTLKLPPNVKIESINAITGKIEISSLGFTSSACTIKLNNYPDNKRVTVEVGTGYTKVKVD; encoded by the coding sequence ATGAAAAAAGCATATACATTAATAGAAATTTTAATAGTAATGGCTTTAATTTCAGCAATTTACTGTGGAACAGTATTTACTTATAAAAGTTTTAATAAAGTAAAAAGAAATTTAGATATAAATTTTTATGCTAATAATATAGTTTTATTTATAAATAAGTGTAAAAGTTATTGTAAAAGCAATGGTGTCAATGGAGCAATACAGCAATTTGAGCATGAAAACGGATTGTTTTTCACACATAATCGTCAAAATATAGATACTTTAAAGTTGCCGCCAAATGTAAAAATAGAAAGTATTAATGCTATAACTGGAAAAATAGAAATAAGTAGTTTAGGTTTTACAAGTAGCGCTTGTACTATAAAATTAAATAATTATCCTGATAATAAAAGGGTGACAGTTGAAGTAGGTACCGGATATACAAAGGTTAAGGTGGATTAA
- a CDS encoding prepilin-type N-terminal cleavage/methylation domain-containing protein, producing the protein MRRGINKGFTLIELIVVISIISIITLIATPNYLKYREYVIREEALNIGKGIYLSVVDYCFINNKYNIKGSGDIDSIRKFIQEDVELPVSSVSKSKSSVEHILDISYYYKKKAYKCEVDLSRNKCKIFYIKDGSKSLIYQNY; encoded by the coding sequence TTGAGGAGAGGTATAAATAAAGGATTTACATTAATAGAGCTTATTGTAGTTATATCTATAATTTCAATAATAACTTTAATAGCTACTCCAAATTATCTAAAGTATAGGGAATATGTTATTAGAGAGGAAGCTTTAAATATAGGAAAAGGTATATATTTAAGTGTCGTGGATTACTGTTTTATTAATAACAAATATAATATTAAAGGTAGTGGTGATATAGACTCTATAAGGAAGTTTATTCAAGAGGATGTGGAGCTTCCCGTAAGCAGCGTATCCAAATCAAAATCTTCAGTAGAGCATATTTTAGATATTAGTTACTATTACAAGAAGAAGGCATATAAATGTGAAGTAGATTTAAGTAGAAATAAATGCAAGATATTTTATATAAAAGATGGTAGTAAAAGCTTAATTTATCAAAATTATTGA
- a CDS encoding type II secretion system F family protein: MKRYRYKALDINRNKINGMHVCNNVEEVIKELHGKRLFLLDCKEIKDGKLNIKRKFSLKETYIFCQQFYHLIKSGISIPESLRLLGSTFKDEFIRKKTCELFQLVSQGESLYSAMENLKGVYPSFMMAMIKIGEESGNLEQVFCRLSKHYYYSQELKNKIKKSMTYPLITLGISSVAMVLLRVKAIPTFTNMIIEMGGIVPISTKVFIFLFDKGCMLIGILIILFLLCFRLNNVYSGKMKFKIPCISKYVLRWEEIKFVKSLNILLTSGVNILRSLKAIIEAADNIYVKEKYMSSLDKIKNGSSICRTLEEIEIFQSFTISMISVAETSGNMEEGLNNVEKILEEEFKYKLNKVSQTIEPALIVFISIFIGMIIIAALMPIINMTSSINL; the protein is encoded by the coding sequence ATGAAAAGGTATAGATATAAAGCTTTAGATATAAATAGAAACAAAATTAATGGTATGCATGTTTGTAACAATGTAGAAGAAGTAATAAAAGAGTTACATGGTAAAAGATTATTTTTACTTGATTGCAAGGAAATAAAAGATGGTAAGCTGAACATAAAAAGAAAATTTTCACTAAAAGAAACCTATATATTTTGTCAACAGTTTTATCATTTGATTAAATCTGGTATAAGTATACCAGAATCTTTGCGTTTATTAGGGTCGACATTTAAAGATGAGTTTATTAGAAAAAAAACTTGTGAGCTTTTTCAGTTAGTTTCTCAAGGAGAAAGTCTCTATAGTGCTATGGAAAATTTAAAAGGGGTATATCCCTCATTTATGATGGCTATGATTAAAATAGGAGAAGAAAGTGGAAATTTAGAACAGGTGTTTTGTAGATTGAGTAAACATTATTATTATTCTCAAGAATTGAAGAATAAGATTAAAAAATCTATGACATATCCATTAATAACATTAGGAATTTCTTCAGTAGCTATGGTATTACTTAGAGTAAAAGCAATACCTACTTTTACTAATATGATTATAGAAATGGGTGGCATTGTTCCCATAAGTACAAAGGTATTTATATTTTTATTTGATAAGGGATGTATGCTTATAGGTATATTGATAATATTATTTTTATTATGTTTTAGGCTAAATAATGTTTATAGCGGGAAGATGAAATTTAAAATTCCCTGTATATCAAAATATGTTTTACGATGGGAAGAAATAAAGTTTGTAAAAAGCTTGAATATATTGTTAACAAGTGGTGTCAATATATTGAGGTCTCTGAAAGCTATTATAGAGGCTGCAGATAACATTTATGTTAAGGAAAAATATATGAGTTCTTTAGATAAAATTAAAAATGGAAGTAGTATTTGCAGAACCTTAGAGGAAATAGAGATATTTCAAAGCTTCACTATCTCTATGATTTCTGTAGCAGAAACTAGTGGGAATATGGAAGAAGGTCTAAATAATGTGGAGAAAATTCTAGAAGAGGAATTTAAATATAAGCTAAATAAAGTTTCTCAAACCATAGAACCAGCATTAATAGTATTTATATCTATATTTATAGGCATGATAATAATTGCTGCTTTAATGCCTATTATAAATATGACTTCATCTATTAACCTTTAG